Proteins from one Rosa chinensis cultivar Old Blush chromosome 7, RchiOBHm-V2, whole genome shotgun sequence genomic window:
- the LOC112179028 gene encoding galactose mutarotase, with amino-acid sequence MPIETERETESMADQKAEIFELNNGTMRVLISNLGCTITSLSVPGKDGKSADVVLGFDSVEPYLKGLAPYFGCIVGRVANRIKDGKFTLNGTDYSVSLNRPPNSLHGGNKGYDKQIWQVAEHKKDDKPSITFKYHSHDGEEGYPGSVSVTATYTLTSSTTMQLDMEAVPENKPTPISLAQHTYWNLAGHNSGDVLDHRVQIWANHITPVDENTVPTGEIMPVKGTPFDFTAERRVGESIHEVGLGYDHNYVLDCGEEKEGLKHAAKVRDPSSSRVLNLWSNAPGMQFYTGNYVDCVQGKGGAVYNKHAGLCLETQGFPNAINTPNFPSVVVQPGEKYRNTMLFEFSVE; translated from the exons ATGCCAATAGAAACAGAAAGAGAAACAGAAAGCATGGCAGATCAGAAAGCAGAAATCTTTGAACTCAACAATGGCACCATGCGAGTCCTCATCTCCAACTTGGGCTGCACCATCACCTCCTTGTCTGTTCCTGGCAAAGACG GAAAATCGGCTGATGTTGTGCTTGGATTCGACTCTGTTGAGCCCTATTTG AAAGGGCTGGCTCCTTATTTTGGCTGCATTGTGGGCCGGGTCGCCAATAGGATCAAAGATGGCAAGTTTACACTCAATGGAACTGACTATTCTGTGTCTCTCAACAGGCCTCCAAACAGTCTCCATG GTGGTAACAAGGGTTATGACAAGCAGATATGGCAGGTAGCCGAACATAAGAAAGACGATAAGCCGTCCATTACTTTCAAATATCATAGTCATGATGGGGAGGAAG GTTACCCGGGGAGTGTTTCTGTGACTGCAACTTATACACTTACTTCAAGCACTACTATGCAACTCGACATGGAAGCAGTGCCTGAGAACAAGCCTACCCCTATCAGCTTAGCTCAGCACACTTACTGGAACTTGGCTGGCCATAACTCAGGCGACGTACTTGACCACAGAGTTCAAATATGGGCTAACCACATTACCCCTGTGGATGAAAACACAGTTCCCACAGGTGAAATCATGCCGGTTAAAGGCACCCCCTTTGATTTCACTGCTGAGAGGAGGGTTGGTGAGTCCATCCATGAGGTTGGACTAGGGTACGATCACAACTATGTGCTTGATTGTGGGGAAGAGAAGGAAGGTTTGAAACATGCTGCTAAAGTGAGAGACCCTTCCAGCTCAAGGGTCCTTAACCTATGGAGCAATGCCCCTGGGATGCAGTTTTACACTGGGAATTATGTCGATTGTGTTCAAGGTAAAGGAGGTGCTGTTTATAATAAGCATGCAGGGCTCTGCTTGGAGACTCAGGGATTCCCAAATGCAATCAACACTCCAAACTTCCCATCTGTTGTTGTCCAACCTGGTGAGAAGTATAGAAACACCATGTTGTTTGAGTTTTCAGTTGAGTGA